One Glycine max cultivar Williams 82 chromosome 6, Glycine_max_v4.0, whole genome shotgun sequence DNA segment encodes these proteins:
- the LOC100792386 gene encoding anthocyanidin 3-O-glucosyltransferase 5, producing the protein MELQKPTHVALLSSPGLGHLIPTIELGKRFVLNHNFKVTVLAVTSQTSRAETQILNSALTPSLCNVINIPSPDLTGLIHQNDRMLTRLCVMMRQALPTIKSILSEITPRPSALIVDIFGTEAIPIGRKLNIPNYVYVASQAWFLSLLVYSPILDEKIEGEYVDQKEALKIPGCNPVRPEDVVDQMLDRNDREYKEYLGVGKGIPQSDGILVNTWEELQRKDLEALREGGLLSEALNMNIPVYAVGPLVREPELETSSVTKSLLTWLDEQPSESVVYVSFGSGGTMSYEQMTELAWGLELSEWRFVWVVRAPMEGTADAAFFTTGSDGVDEVAKYLPEGFVSRTRKVGLLVPEWAQQVTILKHRSIGGFLSHCGWGSTLESVTNGIPLIAWPLYAEQRMNATLLAEELGLAVRTTVLPTKKVVRREEIARMVREVLQGDENVKSNGIRERVKEVQRSAVNALSEGGSSYVALSHVAKTIQG; encoded by the coding sequence ATGGAACTGCAAAAACCCACTCACGTGGCTCTTCTCTCGAGCCCTGGTCTGGGTCATCTTATCCCAACGATTGAGCTTGGGAAGCGCTTCGTTCTTAACCACAACTTCAAAGTCACTGTTCTCGCGGTTACTTCGCAAACCTCACGCGCCGAAACTCAGATTCTGAACTCAGCCCTCACACCCTCCCTTTGCAACGTCATCAACATCCCTTCACCAGACCTCACCGGCCTCATCCACCAAAACGACCGCATGCTCACGCGCCTCTGCGTCATGATGCGCCAAGCCCTACCCACCATTAAATCCATTCTTTCCGAAATTACCCCTCGCCCCTCAGCACTCATAGTTGACATATTCGGCACCGAGGCTATTCCAATAGGGAGGAAACTCAACATTCCAAACTACGTCTACGTGGCATCACAGGCTTGGTTCCTGTCGTTGCTCGTGTATTCTCCTATTCTCGATGAGAAAATAGAAGGGGAATACGTTGAccaaaaggaagcgttgaaaatcCCGGGTTGCAACCCGGTTCGACCGGAGGACGTGGTGGACCAGATGCTAGACCGGAACGACAGAGAGTATAAAGAGTATCTTGGAGTAGGGAAGGGGATCCCGCAAAGCGACGGCATTTTGGTGAACACGTGGGAGGAGCTTCAACGTAAAGACCTTGAAGCGTTGAGGGAGGGAGGTTTGTTAAGTGAGGCACTGAATATGAACATTCCAGTATATGCTGTGGGACCTTTAGTGAGGGAACCGGAGTTAGAAACAAGTTCTGTGACTAAGTCGCTGCTGACGTGGCTCGATGAACAACCGAGCGAATCGGTGGTTTACGTGTCGTTTGGGAGCGGAGGAACGATGTCGTATGAGCAGATGACGGAATTGGCTTGGGGGCTGGAGTTGAGTGAGTGGAGATTTGTTTGGGTGGTGCGCGCGCCCATGGAAGGAACTGCGGACGCTGCGTTTTTCACTACTGGGAGTGATGGGGTTGATGAGGTGGCCAAGTATTTGCCAGAAGGGTTTGTATCGAGAACCCGCAAAGTGGGACTGTTGGTTCCGGAGTGGGCCCAACAGGTAACAATACTGAAGCATCGTTCTATTGGGGGTTTTCTTTCGCATTGTGGATGGGGTTCGACGCTTGAGAGCGTAACGAATGGTATTCCCTTGATCGCGTGGCCGCTGTACGCAGAGCAGAGGATGAACGCGACGTTGCTGGCGGAGGAGTTGGGCCTTGCGGTGAGGACCACGGTGTTGCCGACGAAGAAGGTTGTGCGTAGGGAAGAGATAGCGCGGATGGTGAGGGAGGTTCTTCAGGGTGATGAAAATGTGAAGAGCAATGGCATAAGGGAGAGAGTGAAAGAGGTGCAACGAAGTGCAGTGAATGCTTTGTCGGAAGGTGGTTCGTCCTATGTTGCTCTCTCTCACGTGGCAAAAAcaattcaaggataa